CGGTGTTCCACCGAAGGTGGGGTTGGTGGCCGATGGAGGGCTGGCTGACGTCCTTCCATCGCCTCGGCCTGATCGGCCGGGATTCCGAGGGCAGACCCTTCCGGGCGCCGGCGCAGGGTTTGGCGGCCGCGGGGCAGGGCATCCCTGGCCCATGAAAGTCTCCGAGGTTGCTGCGCTACCCATCCGCGCCGGCGCGGCGATGCGCCACGCCCGGCTGTTCCATCCCGTCGGTGTGCTGTGCTCCGGAAACATCACCCGCACGGCAGCCGGCGGTCGAGGGCTGCCGCTGAGCGACGGCGAGATCGTCGGGCGGTTCTCCAAGGGTGCCGGAACGCCCGGGGCCCTGCCCGACTTCGCGGGCCTGGCGTGGCGGACGCACACCGGCGGTGACACCTGCCCGTGGGATGTACTGATGGTCTCGGCTGCCGCGCGGGTGGCATTACGGCCCACCACCTCGTGGTCGTCGGCTGTCTTCTCGACGCTGATGCCGCTGGGGTATGGCGGAAACGTCTACTGGTTGCGGGCCCGGCTGAGTTCGCCGACCCAGTTCGATGGACTGTCGGTCGACGATATGCGCGAGCACCTGCAGGCGGGGCCGGTGGTGCTCGACGTCGAGCAGGCCCAGGGGACCGGAAGCTTCGATCGGCTGGCGGTCATCGAATTCGACCGGGCTGCCGAATCAACCTGGCCTCCAGGCGATATGGCGTTCGATCCGACGCTGAACCTGGCCGACGGTGTAAGCCTGTTGCCGCAGTGGCTGACCTCGATCCGCCGACGCGCCTATCGCAGCAGCCGCGAGGGCCGCGACGCCGACTGATCCTCAACCCCGTGTGATCGCGCGGGCGACGGCCTCCGCCACCTGGTGGTCATCGAGGGCGCTGTCCTGGATGAGGGCATGCGAAAGAACGGTCCGGACAACCACTTCGGCGGCCTGCAGCGGCTCGAGTGCCAGCGCAGGGTGTGCGGTGATGGTCGGGGCGACCAGGCTGGCGACCGTCTGGACGAGATTCATCCGGTGGTTGCCCACCGTCAGCCCCGCCCGCAGCAGCCAGTGCGGCTCGTGGTCGCGGACATAGGTGAAGGCCGCGTGGCTGCGCAGGTAGTGCAACGCGGCGGTGACGACGCACGGCACTACGGTGCGAGGTTCCGCGCCGAGGTCCACGGTGGCCAGGATGGCCGTGCTCATCGCGGTGATCTCCCGTTGGGCAACCGCGGACAGTAGCCCGTCCTTGTCCCCGAATTCCCGGTACGCGGTGGCGCGGGACACCCGGGCGCGCTCGGCGACCTGGCTGAGCGTCAGCGAGTCCAGACCCGACTCGGCGATCAACTGCAGGGCGGCCTCCACCAGCTGGGTCGAGGATCGGGTGCCGGCCACCGGACATTTCTACCGCAGCGACGCCGTGGCGGCTATTGACCACCTCGCCGGCTGAGACTAGTTTCATAATCAGTCTCAGTTGTCAGGAGTGCACATGGCCGTCCCGTCCGCCGACACCGTGAAAGTGCCGGATCTGCAGCGCCTTCCGGGGCTACGGCAGTACCTCGCATCGCTGACCGGTCGCGAGCGGGCGCGGGCGCAGAGCCGCCTGAGCGGCCTCGGCGAGGCCGATCTGGCCGGCCTCGGGGTCAGTGAGCCCCAACTCGTCGAACGCGACTACCGCGTCGAGGAGATCTCCGGCGTGATCCCGCCGGATCTGCGGGGCACGCTGTACCGCAACGGGCCCGGCCGCTGGCAGGATCACACGGGTCGTCCGTTGCACCACCTGTTCGACGGTGACGGCATGCTCTCGGCGTTCACCATCGCCGACGGTGCCGTGCACTACAAGAACAGATACGTGCGCACCAGCCACTACACCGGCAAGTCGGGCACCCGGCATCTCGGCACCCCCGCGGCCGGTGGCTGGCCGGCCAATATCGGACGGTTCATGCCGAACCTGGCCAATACCAATGTCGTTGAGCATGCCGGCCATCTG
This region of Mycolicibacterium diernhoferi genomic DNA includes:
- a CDS encoding phosphodiesterase: MKVSEVAALPIRAGAAMRHARLFHPVGVLCSGNITRTAAGGRGLPLSDGEIVGRFSKGAGTPGALPDFAGLAWRTHTGGDTCPWDVLMVSAAARVALRPTTSWSSAVFSTLMPLGYGGNVYWLRARLSSPTQFDGLSVDDMREHLQAGPVVLDVEQAQGTGSFDRLAVIEFDRAAESTWPPGDMAFDPTLNLADGVSLLPQWLTSIRRRAYRSSREGRDAD
- a CDS encoding TetR/AcrR family transcriptional regulator, giving the protein MAGTRSSTQLVEAALQLIAESGLDSLTLSQVAERARVSRATAYREFGDKDGLLSAVAQREITAMSTAILATVDLGAEPRTVVPCVVTAALHYLRSHAAFTYVRDHEPHWLLRAGLTVGNHRMNLVQTVASLVAPTITAHPALALEPLQAAEVVVRTVLSHALIQDSALDDHQVAEAVARAITRG